The following coding sequences are from one Paenibacillus sp. FSL R5-0912 window:
- a CDS encoding Ppx/GppA phosphatase family protein, with product MRDDLCRIGIIDIGSNSIRLVIYDTTQAGGYKIIKECKYSARLSEKITREGRLEKKDMDTIIPVLHQFKEICDDFEVDNIRAGATAAIRNAANSAEIISYLSEASSIRIEVISGHQEAYFGFLGVINAFDIQDGFVIDIGGGSTEVTLFRGRRYQHSISFPFGAVNTNLMFSQGGNWNADQVRKLQLYVTGRLVEHDWLTTGNGLPLYGLGGTLRSLGKLDQKNRDYSLPNSHGYVLEGETIEKFMETLPATPYEKRKDLDGLSKSRGDIIVSGLVIFHTVYHYIGASRAVISGEGLREGMLHDLLKPEQPVRDSALEYSLDTIIRFDIRTSKRHLDHIYKLALGLLGAFEREGDREEHEMLIYVAIMLHRTGSNINYYQSKRHTRYWLMNSPIRGLTHRQLILSAYIASYSTKSRKQKLSQMHKDILLASDEEWIHKLGTLVQLSIALDSTEIGIVSGVNARLHNNTLDLELQGGQVLIGLEDIENALKAFRNAWSVKVKLGFPSSG from the coding sequence ATGAGAGATGATCTTTGCCGGATAGGCATTATTGATATTGGTTCCAACTCCATACGGCTTGTAATTTATGATACGACGCAGGCAGGCGGCTACAAAATTATTAAGGAATGCAAGTACTCTGCCCGCCTGAGTGAGAAAATTACCAGGGAAGGAAGACTGGAGAAGAAGGATATGGATACGATTATTCCTGTCCTCCACCAGTTCAAGGAAATCTGTGATGATTTCGAAGTGGATAACATCCGCGCAGGAGCTACCGCCGCAATCCGTAACGCAGCCAACTCCGCCGAGATTATAAGCTATCTGTCTGAGGCGTCATCCATCCGGATTGAAGTAATCAGCGGGCATCAGGAGGCTTATTTCGGATTTCTTGGGGTCATCAATGCCTTTGATATTCAGGACGGGTTCGTCATTGACATCGGAGGCGGAAGTACAGAGGTCACCTTGTTCCGAGGACGGCGTTATCAGCACAGCATCTCTTTCCCGTTCGGTGCGGTCAATACGAATCTGATGTTCAGCCAGGGCGGCAACTGGAACGCTGATCAGGTCCGTAAGCTGCAGCTATATGTTACCGGCAGGCTGGTAGAGCATGATTGGCTCACTACGGGCAACGGGCTTCCGTTATATGGACTCGGTGGAACGCTGCGTTCACTCGGCAAGCTGGACCAGAAGAACCGGGACTACTCGCTGCCGAACTCCCATGGCTATGTGCTTGAAGGGGAGACTATAGAGAAGTTCATGGAGACCCTGCCAGCGACTCCATATGAGAAGCGCAAGGACCTGGATGGTTTGTCGAAAAGCCGGGGAGATATCATCGTGTCCGGTCTGGTTATTTTCCATACGGTGTACCATTATATCGGGGCCAGCCGTGCTGTGATCAGCGGGGAAGGCTTGCGTGAGGGCATGCTGCATGATCTGCTGAAGCCGGAGCAGCCGGTCCGTGACAGCGCGCTGGAGTACAGTCTGGATACCATTATCCGCTTTGATATCCGTACCTCCAAGCGGCATCTGGATCATATCTATAAGCTGGCACTCGGCCTGCTGGGGGCTTTTGAGAGGGAAGGTGACCGGGAGGAGCATGAGATGCTGATCTACGTGGCAATTATGCTGCACCGTACCGGCTCCAACATTAATTATTATCAGTCCAAGCGGCATACCCGCTACTGGCTGATGAATTCCCCGATCCGCGGCCTGACCCACCGGCAGCTGATTCTAAGTGCGTACATTGCTTCCTACAGCACCAAAAGCCGGAAGCAGAAATTGTCCCAGATGCATAAGGACATTTTGCTGGCTTCCGACGAAGAGTGGATTCATAAGCTGGGTACGCTGGTGCAGTTAAGCATTGCCCTGGACAGCACCGAGATTGGCATTGTCAGCGGGGTCAACGCCCGTCTGCATAACAATACGCTTGATCTGGAGCTGCAGGGCGGACAAGTTCTTATCGGGCTGGAGGACATTGAGAATGCGCTCAAAGCCTTCAGGAATGCTTGGTCGGTGAAGGTAAAGCTCGGCTTCCCTTCCAGCGGTTAA
- a CDS encoding transporter substrate-binding domain-containing protein — translation MNKWGKLSMGLLLAAGLLAGCGSNNNENNTAASGDANKGTEAKTLTLGTSADFPPYEFRKMVDGKDTIVGFDIEIAKDIAADMGATLEIKDLPFDSLLNELSSGRIDMVISGLSPTPERAEAVGLSDIYYKAEQAVVVREADKDKYATMDSLKGAKLGIQTGSIQEDIAKGIEGAQLTSLGKISEIVLQLQSNRVDAAIMEGPVAKSFVKNVKGLVITDAKPEVEDDGYVIGVKKDNTELLEQVNKTLTRLNSEGKIDEYVAAASELAESK, via the coding sequence ATGAACAAATGGGGTAAGCTTTCAATGGGACTGCTGCTGGCAGCGGGACTACTAGCCGGATGCGGCTCTAATAACAACGAGAATAATACCGCAGCAAGCGGAGACGCCAATAAGGGAACTGAAGCTAAGACGCTTACTTTGGGTACCAGCGCGGATTTCCCACCGTATGAATTCCGCAAAATGGTAGACGGCAAGGATACTATCGTTGGTTTCGATATTGAGATTGCCAAGGATATCGCCGCTGATATGGGTGCGACACTTGAGATTAAGGATCTGCCCTTTGACTCCCTGCTGAATGAATTGTCGAGCGGCAGAATAGATATGGTGATCTCCGGACTCAGTCCGACACCGGAGCGTGCAGAGGCTGTAGGCTTGTCTGATATCTACTACAAAGCCGAACAGGCTGTGGTCGTGCGTGAAGCAGACAAAGATAAATATGCAACAATGGACTCGCTGAAGGGTGCCAAGCTTGGGATTCAGACCGGTTCGATCCAGGAAGATATCGCCAAAGGCATTGAAGGCGCACAGCTGACATCCCTGGGTAAAATTTCTGAAATCGTACTGCAGCTGCAATCGAACCGCGTAGACGCTGCTATTATGGAGGGACCAGTTGCCAAGTCCTTTGTGAAGAATGTTAAAGGACTGGTAATTACCGATGCCAAACCGGAAGTGGAAGATGACGGTTATGTAATCGGGGTGAAGAAGGACAACACAGAATTGCTGGAACAAGTGAATAAGACATTGACCCGCCTGAACTCGGAAGGCAAGATTGATGAGTATGTAGCGGCAGCAAGCGAGCTTGCTGAGAGCAAATAG
- a CDS encoding amino acid ABC transporter ATP-binding protein has protein sequence MIEVKNLQKSFGKLEILKGIDLNIHKGEVVVVIGPSGSGKSTFLRCLNLLEQPTGGEISFEGQSITAKKHDINVTREKMGMVFQQFNLFPHKSVLQNIMLAPLKVRKQQASEAEKIATELLRTVGLEDKRDAYPAQLSGGQKQRIAIARALAMQPHVMLFDEPTSALDPEMVGEVLEVMKQLAVDGMTMVIVTHEMGFAREVGDRILFMDGGVIVEQGTPAEVFGNPKHARTRDFLSKVL, from the coding sequence ATGATCGAGGTTAAGAACCTGCAGAAGAGCTTTGGTAAGCTGGAGATCCTTAAGGGGATTGATCTGAATATTCACAAGGGTGAGGTTGTTGTAGTGATCGGTCCCAGCGGTTCAGGCAAAAGCACCTTTCTGCGTTGTCTAAACCTGCTGGAGCAGCCAACCGGCGGTGAGATTTCGTTTGAAGGCCAATCAATCACAGCCAAAAAGCATGATATCAACGTGACCCGTGAGAAAATGGGGATGGTATTCCAGCAGTTCAATCTGTTCCCGCATAAGTCGGTGCTGCAGAACATTATGCTCGCGCCATTGAAGGTACGAAAACAGCAAGCTTCCGAAGCGGAAAAAATCGCCACGGAGCTGCTCCGCACCGTCGGCCTTGAGGACAAGCGGGATGCGTATCCGGCCCAGCTCTCCGGAGGACAGAAGCAGCGGATCGCTATTGCCAGAGCACTGGCGATGCAGCCGCATGTGATGCTGTTCGATGAGCCTACATCGGCGCTTGACCCGGAGATGGTCGGCGAAGTGCTGGAGGTTATGAAACAGCTGGCTGTAGACGGTATGACGATGGTCATTGTGACGCATGAAATGGGCTTTGCCCGTGAAGTCGGCGACCGGATCCTGTTCATGGATGGCGGGGTTATTGTAGAGCAGGGGACCCCGGCAGAGGTGTTCGGTAATCCCAAACACGCCCGTACCCGTGATTTCTTGAGCAAAGTTTTATAG
- a CDS encoding 3D domain-containing protein yields the protein MKIKFGAITALAAVLGLGTLLQAAPVQADSVHIAGEATTYYTLSNHYGISMEELMNANPQISASNIYPGLKLAIPGTVQAKMVAVTETAADSVVTNGDLSLLSVEPASNTVQAWGKAFTYAKSIQVKASAYSSAASENGKWGAVDYFGNALKLGTIAVDPSVIPLGTKVLVTGYSHPGLPKQAFLATATDMGSAIKGNRIDIFIPGSQSFVADFGYQYVQLYIIQ from the coding sequence ATGAAAATCAAGTTCGGAGCCATCACAGCCCTGGCTGCTGTACTGGGACTCGGCACCTTGCTCCAAGCCGCCCCTGTTCAAGCTGACAGCGTACATATCGCTGGAGAAGCTACTACCTATTATACTCTATCCAATCACTATGGCATCAGCATGGAAGAACTGATGAACGCCAATCCGCAAATTTCTGCGAGCAACATCTACCCGGGGCTTAAGCTGGCCATTCCGGGCACCGTTCAGGCTAAAATGGTCGCAGTAACAGAAACGGCAGCCGATTCGGTTGTAACTAATGGAGACTTGTCCTTACTAAGTGTTGAACCTGCGTCGAACACCGTTCAAGCCTGGGGCAAAGCTTTTACGTATGCCAAATCCATTCAGGTGAAGGCTTCGGCCTATTCCTCGGCTGCCAGTGAGAACGGAAAGTGGGGAGCGGTTGATTATTTCGGCAATGCGCTTAAGCTGGGAACGATTGCAGTTGACCCTAGTGTCATTCCACTGGGTACCAAGGTTCTCGTTACCGGATATTCTCATCCGGGTCTCCCGAAGCAGGCATTCCTGGCGACCGCTACTGACATGGGGAGCGCGATCAAGGGCAACCGGATTGATATCTTCATTCCCGGCAGCCAGAGCTTTGTAGCCGACTTCGGCTATCAATATGTACAGCTGTATATTATTCAATAA
- the ppk1 gene encoding polyphosphate kinase 1 has translation MNVNAEEKKNNHTSPATAYLNRDLSWIEFNRRVLAEAQDPENPLMERAKFLAIVSSNLDEFISVRVAGIQDQIRAGYTKKDFTGYTPSGLYKRLIKRVTKIIADQYRTFKDISRSLHKEGIVFVDYKDLTHAQEQSIEQYYRDIIYPVLTPMAVDQSRPFPLVHSQFIYLAVVLTRKNSQEEEPYFAILQIPSNLPRCIPLPHRSNSKKRQFVFIEDVIRQHIQTLFSGYDPVAVSEFRLTRNSDLTIDEEGAEDLLEEIEKELRKRRRGVPARLEVQKGIHPYALEQLQAEFELEDFVFEIEGPLDLSFLRGFAGSLKGFSYLHHAPIEPLYPAEFEENENFFEVLSERDVLVYHPYESFDAMTDFIIQASEDEQVMAIKMTLYRVSGNSPLITALANAAESGKQVTVVVELKARFDEERNIAWARKLERSGCHVVYGLVGLKTHAKVTLIVRQEGPELRRYVHVGTGNYNDSTAKAYTDLSLFTANHEIGLDASELFNQMTGYSANYNWNSFIVAPTNMSLSLQKLILREAEHAAAGRPARIIAKMNSLSNQEVIDNLYSAAQAGVSIDLIVRGVCCLRPGIEGLSERITVRSIVDRFLEHSRIYYFENGGKPEVYLSSADWMTRNLTRRIELMCPVKDSSIRNQIVKILDLSLMDNVKSSFLQPNGYYERADDKKAPFRSQFAAMNVNRWKGSRALPSPTKHS, from the coding sequence ATGAACGTGAATGCAGAAGAGAAAAAAAACAACCACACCAGTCCCGCAACAGCCTATCTGAACCGCGATTTGAGCTGGATTGAATTCAACCGCCGTGTCCTTGCAGAGGCACAGGATCCGGAGAACCCGCTTATGGAGCGGGCCAAATTCCTGGCGATTGTGTCCAGCAATCTGGATGAATTCATCAGTGTCCGGGTAGCGGGCATTCAGGATCAGATCCGGGCTGGTTATACCAAAAAGGATTTCACCGGCTACACCCCCTCCGGCCTGTACAAGCGTCTGATCAAACGGGTCACCAAAATCATCGCCGACCAATACCGTACATTCAAGGATATTTCCCGGAGTCTGCACAAGGAAGGGATCGTGTTCGTCGATTACAAGGACCTCACGCATGCCCAGGAGCAATCCATTGAGCAATATTACCGTGATATCATCTATCCAGTCTTAACGCCGATGGCCGTAGATCAGAGCCGTCCGTTTCCACTTGTGCACAGCCAGTTCATCTATCTGGCAGTAGTGCTGACACGCAAGAACAGCCAGGAAGAAGAACCTTATTTCGCAATCCTGCAGATTCCATCGAATCTGCCGCGCTGTATCCCGCTGCCCCACCGCTCCAACAGTAAGAAACGGCAGTTTGTCTTCATTGAAGATGTGATCCGCCAGCATATCCAGACTTTGTTCAGCGGGTATGATCCTGTGGCTGTCAGTGAATTCCGCCTGACCCGCAATTCCGATCTGACCATTGATGAGGAAGGCGCAGAGGATCTGCTGGAGGAGATTGAGAAGGAGCTGCGCAAACGCCGCCGCGGCGTCCCTGCCCGCCTTGAAGTACAGAAAGGGATTCACCCTTATGCCCTGGAGCAGCTGCAGGCCGAATTCGAGCTTGAAGATTTCGTGTTTGAAATTGAAGGTCCGCTGGATCTCAGTTTCCTGCGGGGGTTTGCCGGCAGCCTTAAGGGCTTCAGCTATCTGCATCATGCACCGATCGAGCCGCTCTATCCGGCGGAATTTGAGGAGAATGAGAATTTCTTCGAGGTGCTTAGCGAACGCGATGTGCTGGTCTATCATCCTTATGAATCCTTCGATGCCATGACGGACTTCATCATTCAGGCTTCTGAAGATGAGCAGGTTATGGCGATCAAAATGACTCTGTACCGGGTCAGCGGAAACTCCCCGCTGATCACAGCACTGGCGAACGCCGCAGAATCAGGTAAGCAGGTTACGGTAGTAGTGGAGCTGAAAGCCCGTTTTGACGAGGAACGCAACATTGCATGGGCGCGTAAGCTGGAGCGGTCCGGCTGCCACGTGGTCTATGGCCTTGTCGGTCTCAAAACCCATGCCAAGGTCACGCTGATAGTCCGCCAGGAAGGCCCTGAGCTGCGCCGTTATGTGCATGTAGGGACAGGTAACTATAATGACAGCACGGCCAAGGCGTATACAGACCTTAGCCTGTTCACCGCCAATCATGAGATTGGCCTGGATGCCTCGGAGCTGTTCAACCAGATGACTGGTTATTCTGCCAACTATAACTGGAACTCCTTCATTGTGGCACCGACTAATATGAGCCTGTCACTCCAGAAGCTGATCCTGCGCGAAGCAGAGCATGCTGCCGCAGGCAGACCTGCACGGATCATCGCCAAGATGAACTCCCTGTCCAATCAGGAGGTCATCGACAACCTGTACAGCGCAGCGCAGGCCGGTGTATCGATTGATTTGATTGTACGCGGTGTCTGCTGTCTGCGTCCGGGCATTGAAGGATTAAGCGAACGGATTACTGTCCGCAGCATTGTTGACCGTTTCCTGGAGCATTCACGCATCTATTATTTTGAGAACGGCGGCAAACCGGAGGTCTATCTGTCCAGTGCGGACTGGATGACCCGGAACCTGACGCGGCGGATCGAACTGATGTGTCCGGTGAAGGACAGCAGCATCCGCAATCAGATCGTCAAAATACTGGACCTGTCGCTGATGGATAATGTGAAATCCAGCTTCCTGCAGCCTAATGGGTATTACGAACGGGCGGACGACAAAAAGGCCCCGTTCCGGAGCCAGTTCGCTGCTATGAATGTTAACCGCTGGAAGGGAAGCCGAGCTTTACCTTCACCGACCAAGCATTCCTGA
- a CDS encoding alpha-glycosidase, protein MLLEAMYHVPRDKWAYAYDAKTIHLRVRTKRDDVDYVVALTGDKYDWQHTSYDIIMEKAASDDKFDYWEAAVRPKYKRLSYTFRVSKGSETVYLLDNGIRSDCPQPPNHFYEFPYIHGIDLFKVPTWAKDAVFYQIMTERFANGNPLNDPEGTEPWGGKPKLDNFFGGDLQGVLDHLDDLQELGINAVYFTPLFVSPSNHKYDIVDYKKVDPHFGDNELLKKVVEECHKRGIRVMLDAVFNHCSDKFPPFQDVLEKGEFSVYRDWFHMNSFPAEIVDGIPTYDTFGFYGNMPKFNTANHEVKSYLLEVAEYWIKEIKVDGWRLDVANEVDHHFWRDFRKVVKAANPDAYIVGEVWSDSLTWLLGDQFDSVMNYPFSGTVLEFFNGGMDGITFGHRIGGLLMRYPQQTNEVVFNLLGSHDTPRLLTVLGEDKRKLKLTVVFLFTFMGTPCIYYGDEIGLTGGEDPDCRKCMEWDETKQDLELYDFYRMMIALRKEHKALREGRFRILQACENDPCIVYERADERIHFTVWMNNSLQPRTLSHPMETDDWLDALTGEAVVPEGGMMNVALDPYGYRILYRNLS, encoded by the coding sequence ATGCTGCTGGAAGCGATGTACCATGTTCCCCGCGATAAGTGGGCTTATGCCTACGATGCCAAAACCATACATCTGCGGGTGCGTACCAAACGTGATGATGTTGACTACGTAGTTGCGCTCACTGGCGACAAGTACGATTGGCAGCATACCTCTTACGACATCATAATGGAAAAAGCTGCCTCCGATGATAAATTCGACTACTGGGAAGCGGCTGTCCGTCCAAAATATAAGCGCCTCAGCTATACTTTTCGCGTCAGCAAAGGTTCGGAGACTGTGTACCTGCTCGATAACGGCATCCGTTCCGATTGTCCACAGCCGCCAAATCACTTCTACGAGTTTCCTTATATACACGGAATTGATTTGTTCAAAGTGCCCACATGGGCTAAGGATGCGGTGTTCTATCAGATCATGACCGAGCGGTTCGCCAACGGCAATCCCTTGAACGATCCGGAAGGCACTGAACCCTGGGGCGGCAAACCGAAGCTCGATAATTTCTTTGGCGGTGACCTTCAGGGTGTGCTGGATCATCTGGATGATCTGCAGGAGCTGGGCATCAATGCTGTCTACTTCACACCGCTGTTCGTCTCCCCTTCCAACCATAAATACGACATCGTGGATTATAAAAAAGTCGACCCGCATTTCGGCGATAATGAGCTGCTGAAGAAGGTCGTAGAAGAATGCCACAAACGGGGTATCCGCGTCATGCTGGACGCCGTGTTCAACCACTGCAGTGACAAATTCCCACCATTCCAGGACGTTCTCGAAAAAGGCGAATTCTCCGTCTACCGCGACTGGTTCCATATGAATTCTTTTCCGGCTGAGATTGTTGACGGTATTCCCACTTACGACACGTTCGGCTTTTATGGCAATATGCCAAAGTTCAACACCGCCAATCATGAAGTGAAGTCCTACCTGCTTGAAGTTGCTGAGTATTGGATCAAGGAGATCAAGGTGGACGGCTGGCGGCTGGATGTGGCCAATGAGGTGGATCATCACTTCTGGCGCGATTTCCGCAAAGTAGTCAAAGCCGCGAACCCGGATGCCTATATTGTAGGCGAGGTGTGGAGTGACTCCTTAACCTGGCTGCTCGGAGACCAGTTTGATTCTGTGATGAACTATCCCTTCTCGGGGACGGTGCTGGAATTCTTCAACGGCGGGATGGACGGAATCACCTTCGGCCACCGGATCGGCGGGCTCCTCATGCGTTATCCCCAGCAGACGAACGAGGTTGTATTCAATCTGCTCGGCAGCCATGACACCCCCCGCCTGCTCACCGTACTGGGGGAAGATAAACGCAAATTGAAGCTGACCGTCGTCTTCCTGTTCACGTTCATGGGCACTCCCTGTATCTATTACGGGGACGAAATCGGCCTGACCGGGGGTGAAGATCCGGACTGCCGCAAATGTATGGAATGGGATGAAACGAAGCAGGACCTTGAACTGTATGACTTCTACAGGATGATGATTGCGCTGCGTAAGGAACATAAAGCACTCCGTGAAGGCCGCTTCCGGATTCTCCAGGCCTGTGAGAATGACCCGTGCATCGTCTATGAGCGGGCAGATGAGCGGATCCATTTCACCGTCTGGATGAACAATTCACTGCAGCCCCGCACGCTCAGCCACCCGATGGAGACCGATGACTGGCTGGATGCACTGACGGGAGAAGCTGTGGTTCCGGAGGGCGGAATGATGAATGTTGCGCTTGATCCGTATGGGTACCGGATTCTGTACCGGAATTTAAGCTGA
- a CDS encoding NADH:flavin oxidoreductase/NADH oxidase, which yields MTDLFTPYELKALTLKNRVVMPPMCQYAVEKQDGIPTDWHFVHYVSRAVGGTGFIIVEMSGIHPDGRITNQDTGIWEDGQIAGFKRITEAVHAHGAKIAIQLGHAGRKAVDANPPVAPSAIPFDAHSQTPRALTRDGITEMIMAYREAGRRAVEAGFDTVELHGAHGYLIHQFHSPLSNVRDDEYGSDPALFGVQVVEAVRDVLPAEMPLLMRVSAKEYVEGGYNEAYALEFCRRYKAAGVDMFHVSSGGEGPIGSNGGPTAGPAYQVELAEYIRSGLQVPVIAVGRLESYREAQAVITEARAELVAVGRGMLSDPYWALHAEETLGGVHQANLPKPYMRGIWNKK from the coding sequence ATGACAGATTTGTTTACACCTTATGAACTGAAGGCCCTCACTTTGAAGAACCGGGTGGTTATGCCGCCGATGTGCCAATACGCAGTTGAGAAGCAGGATGGGATTCCTACGGACTGGCACTTTGTGCATTATGTCAGCCGCGCTGTCGGCGGTACCGGATTTATTATTGTAGAGATGAGCGGAATTCATCCAGACGGGCGGATTACCAATCAGGATACGGGGATCTGGGAAGACGGGCAGATTGCGGGGTTTAAGCGGATAACAGAGGCTGTTCATGCTCATGGTGCCAAAATCGCCATTCAGCTCGGACATGCCGGCCGTAAGGCGGTGGATGCCAATCCCCCGGTTGCGCCTTCGGCGATCCCTTTTGATGCACATTCTCAAACGCCCCGTGCGCTGACCCGGGACGGGATTACAGAGATGATCATGGCATACCGGGAAGCTGGTCGCCGGGCTGTTGAGGCCGGATTTGATACCGTTGAGCTGCATGGGGCCCACGGGTACCTGATCCACCAGTTCCATTCCCCGCTATCCAATGTCAGGGATGATGAGTACGGCAGCGATCCCGCGCTGTTCGGTGTGCAGGTAGTGGAGGCGGTGCGTGATGTGCTGCCGGCAGAAATGCCGCTTCTAATGAGAGTTTCCGCCAAGGAATATGTAGAAGGCGGATATAATGAAGCTTACGCGCTGGAATTCTGCCGCCGCTACAAAGCTGCAGGAGTAGACATGTTCCATGTATCATCCGGCGGGGAAGGTCCGATCGGCTCAAATGGAGGTCCTACTGCAGGGCCGGCTTATCAGGTGGAGCTTGCTGAGTACATACGCAGCGGACTGCAGGTGCCGGTAATAGCTGTAGGCCGTCTTGAATCCTACAGGGAGGCCCAGGCGGTAATTACTGAAGCGAGGGCAGAACTTGTGGCTGTCGGCAGGGGGATGCTTAGTGATCCGTACTGGGCTTTGCATGCGGAAGAGACGCTCGGAGGGGTACATCAGGCCAATTTGCCTAAACCTTATATGCGCGGGATTTGGAACAAGAAATAG
- a CDS encoding nuclear transport factor 2 family protein, with product MIKREQIIENYFQSWIDKNITVLSKIFDPNIVYTECYGPEYHGLDTIEKWFDDWNTRGTVLVWTIRQYIHQGSMTAVEWYFECEFESELLSYT from the coding sequence ATGATTAAACGAGAACAGATTATTGAAAACTATTTTCAGTCATGGATTGATAAAAATATTACCGTATTAAGCAAAATCTTCGATCCAAATATCGTCTATACAGAATGTTACGGACCTGAATATCACGGATTAGACACTATAGAAAAATGGTTTGACGACTGGAATACACGAGGCACGGTCTTGGTCTGGACGATAAGACAATATATTCATCAGGGCAGCATGACTGCGGTGGAATGGTACTTCGAATGTGAGTTTGAATCCGAATTATTATCCTATACATAA
- a CDS encoding polysaccharide deacetylase family protein, with product MKLARIRRVLLLIFIIIVILPSIIPIATSASASAPASARPNVSMEEDPAVPAGSTASSQSSARRHKRNKGLSLSQLLRKYPDTIKTQGPRRKIIALTFDDVPDPRFTPQLLDVLHKYNVKATFFVVGSRAEKHPGLVARIIREGHAIGNHSYNHPEFGKLGMNEFRTQIIRTENIIQALAGYKPRLIRPPYGDISEQQLKWARAHGYKLVNWNVDSLDWRGLSKTQVRNNILSKAGKGAIILQHGGGGRGSNLQGTIQALPEVISIMRKRGYSFVTVPQMFEVSKSK from the coding sequence ATGAAGTTGGCAAGAATCCGCCGCGTTTTGCTCCTTATATTCATAATAATAGTGATCCTGCCCAGCATCATCCCGATAGCTACGTCTGCTTCTGCATCGGCTCCAGCCTCCGCCCGGCCGAATGTCTCTATGGAAGAAGATCCTGCCGTTCCGGCCGGTTCCACCGCCTCCTCCCAGTCTTCAGCCCGGCGCCACAAAAGAAATAAAGGACTTTCTCTAAGCCAGCTGCTGCGCAAATATCCGGATACGATCAAGACCCAGGGTCCACGGCGCAAGATCATTGCCTTGACCTTTGACGATGTGCCTGATCCGCGCTTTACCCCGCAGCTGCTGGATGTTCTCCATAAATATAATGTCAAAGCCACCTTTTTCGTGGTCGGCAGCCGTGCCGAGAAACATCCCGGTCTGGTTGCGCGGATCATCCGGGAAGGCCATGCGATCGGCAACCACTCCTACAATCATCCTGAATTCGGCAAGCTGGGGATGAATGAATTCCGCACCCAGATTATCCGTACCGAGAATATTATACAGGCTCTTGCGGGTTATAAACCGCGGCTGATCCGTCCCCCGTACGGTGACATCAGTGAGCAGCAGCTGAAATGGGCCAGAGCCCACGGCTACAAGCTGGTGAACTGGAACGTCGACTCCCTGGACTGGAGAGGCTTATCCAAGACCCAGGTACGGAACAATATCCTCTCCAAGGCCGGAAAAGGTGCAATTATACTCCAGCACGGCGGCGGCGGCCGGGGCAGCAATCTGCAGGGTACCATACAGGCGCTTCCGGAAGTCATCAGCATTATGCGCAAACGCGGGTATAGCTTCGTGACTGTTCCGCAAATGTTTGAAGTCAGCAAAAGCAAATGA
- a CDS encoding amino acid ABC transporter permease, whose amino-acid sequence MSVLELAYDYRNFFLSGLKYTLLLAVMGVFFGFVLGIAVSLLRMSKWRILRFIATAWVEFLRGTPMLVQLFLIHYGLPEFGISLSPIQSGAITLTINSSAYLAEIFRAGIQGVDRGQMEAARSLGMKQGMTMRYIILPQALKNVLPAIGNEFITIIKESSIVSMIGVADLLFEARAITSITYEGLSPLIVIAAMYFVLTFTLSKLLGILERRLNTDDRG is encoded by the coding sequence ATGAGTGTATTGGAACTTGCCTATGATTACCGCAATTTTTTCCTATCCGGTCTGAAGTACACACTGCTGCTTGCTGTGATGGGCGTATTCTTCGGCTTCGTGCTGGGTATCGCGGTTTCGCTGCTGCGGATGTCCAAATGGAGAATTCTGCGCTTTATCGCCACCGCCTGGGTGGAGTTTCTGCGCGGTACGCCGATGCTGGTGCAGCTGTTCCTAATCCACTATGGCCTGCCGGAGTTCGGTATTTCGCTGTCCCCGATCCAGTCGGGTGCGATAACGCTAACGATTAACAGCTCAGCTTACCTGGCGGAGATTTTCCGTGCCGGAATTCAAGGGGTGGACCGCGGTCAGATGGAAGCGGCACGCTCGCTCGGGATGAAGCAGGGGATGACCATGCGTTACATCATTCTGCCGCAGGCGCTGAAGAATGTGCTGCCCGCAATCGGAAATGAATTTATTACCATTATTAAAGAGTCTTCCATTGTATCGATGATTGGGGTGGCTGATCTGCTGTTTGAAGCAAGAGCCATTACTTCGATCACCTATGAAGGACTTAGCCCGCTGATCGTGATTGCCGCCATGTATTTTGTGCTGACCTTCACGTTATCCAAGCTGCTGGGCATTTTGGAACGGAGGCTGAACACGGATGATCGAGGTTAA